A region of Pseudomonas marginalis DNA encodes the following proteins:
- the gmk gene encoding guanylate kinase, with translation MTHSTGTLYIISAPSGAGKSSLVKALTDADEQIRISISHTTRAMRPGEVNGVHYHFVERTEFVKMIEHGDFLERAEVFGNLYGTSQSHLQQTLDEGHDLILEIDWQGAEQVRQLMPKARSIFILPPSLEALHQRLTNRGQDSDEIIEGRMREAVSEMSHYVDYDYLIINDDFSHALDDLKAIFRANQLQQKRQQQRFGKLLAELLG, from the coding sequence ATGACCCATAGCACCGGCACCCTGTACATCATTTCCGCCCCTTCGGGCGCGGGCAAGAGCAGCCTGGTCAAGGCCCTGACCGACGCTGACGAGCAGATTCGCATCTCGATCTCCCACACCACCCGCGCCATGCGTCCGGGCGAGGTGAACGGCGTGCACTATCACTTCGTCGAGCGCACCGAGTTCGTCAAGATGATCGAGCATGGCGACTTCCTCGAGCGCGCCGAGGTGTTCGGCAACCTCTACGGCACCTCGCAGAGCCACCTGCAGCAGACCCTGGACGAAGGCCACGACCTGATCCTGGAAATCGACTGGCAGGGCGCCGAGCAAGTGCGCCAGCTGATGCCCAAGGCACGCTCGATCTTTATCCTGCCGCCGTCGCTCGAAGCCTTGCACCAGCGCCTGACCAACCGTGGCCAGGACAGCGACGAGATCATCGAAGGCCGCATGCGGGAAGCTGTCAGCGAAATGAGCCACTATGTCGACTACGACTACCTGATCATTAACGACGATTTTTCCCACGCGCTGGATGACCTGAAGGCGATTTTCCGCGCCAATCAGCTCCAGCAAAAGCGTCAACAGCAGCGTTTCGGCAAATTACTCGCCGAACTGCTCGGCTGA
- a CDS encoding YicC/YloC family endoribonuclease, producing the protein MVHSMTAFARVEKAGAQGTLSWELRSVNSRYLEPHLRLPESFRDLEGAVREALRQGISRGKLECTLRFTEETTGKPLQVDRERAAQLVAAAETVAGLIKQPAALNPLEVLAWPGVLVADASDPQALNAEALALFTQGLKELKAGREREGAELARLINERLTSIEADVVTLRELVPQMLATQRQKVLDRFTDMKADLDPVRLEQEMVLLAQKSDVAEELDRLSTHILEVHRVLKSGGAAGRRLDFLMQELNREANTLGSKAFDPRSTTAAVNLKVLIEQMREQVQNIE; encoded by the coding sequence ATGGTGCACAGCATGACCGCCTTTGCCCGCGTCGAAAAAGCCGGCGCCCAAGGCACCCTGAGCTGGGAACTGCGCTCGGTCAACAGCCGCTACCTGGAGCCGCACCTGCGCCTGCCGGAATCCTTCCGCGACCTCGAAGGCGCCGTGCGTGAGGCACTGCGCCAGGGCATCTCCCGCGGCAAGCTGGAATGCACCCTGCGCTTTACCGAAGAAACCACCGGCAAGCCGCTGCAGGTAGACCGCGAGCGCGCTGCGCAACTGGTCGCCGCGGCCGAAACCGTCGCCGGCCTGATCAAGCAGCCCGCCGCACTGAACCCTCTGGAAGTACTGGCCTGGCCCGGTGTGCTGGTGGCCGACGCCTCCGATCCGCAAGCCCTCAACGCCGAAGCCCTCGCCCTGTTCACCCAGGGATTGAAGGAACTCAAGGCTGGCCGCGAGCGTGAAGGCGCCGAACTGGCCCGACTGATCAACGAGCGCCTGACGTCGATCGAAGCAGACGTGGTCACCTTGCGCGAGCTGGTACCGCAGATGCTCGCCACCCAACGCCAGAAGGTCCTCGACCGCTTCACCGACATGAAGGCCGACCTCGACCCCGTGCGCCTGGAGCAGGAAATGGTGCTGCTCGCGCAGAAGAGCGATGTCGCCGAAGAACTGGATCGCCTGAGCACCCACATCCTCGAAGTGCACCGCGTGCTCAAGTCCGGCGGCGCCGCTGGTCGGCGCCTGGACTTCCTGATGCAGGAACTCAACCGCGAAGCCAATACACTGGGCTCCAAGGCTTTCGATCCGCGCAGCACCACGGCGGCGGTCAACCTCAAGGTGTTGATCGAGCAGATGCGCGAACAAGTACAGAATATTGAGTAA
- the rpoZ gene encoding DNA-directed RNA polymerase subunit omega, with the protein MARVTVEDCLDHVANRFELVMLSTKRARQLATGGKEPLVQWENDKPTVVALREIAEGLMSYEFIANAEIVEDEPLFAAFEDESNEAV; encoded by the coding sequence ATGGCCCGCGTAACCGTTGAAGACTGCCTAGACCACGTGGCAAACCGCTTTGAGCTGGTCATGCTCTCTACCAAGCGTGCCCGTCAACTGGCCACTGGCGGCAAAGAGCCCCTGGTCCAGTGGGAAAACGACAAGCCTACCGTTGTAGCCCTGCGTGAAATCGCTGAAGGCCTGATGAGCTACGAGTTCATCGCCAACGCTGAAATCGTTGAAGACGAACCGTTGTTTGCAGCGTTCGAGGACGAGTCCAACGAGGCCGTCTAA
- the rph gene encoding ribonuclease PH: protein MKRPSGRVADQLRSIRITRNYTKHAEGSVLVEFGDTKVICTVSVENGVPRFLKGQGQGWLTAEYGMLPRATGERNQREASRGKQGGRTLEIQRLIGRSLRAALDMTKLGDVTLYVDCDVIQADGGTRTASITGAMVALVDALKVIKKRGGLKGGDPLKQMIAAVSVGMYQGEPVLDLDYLEDSAAETDLNVVMTSTGGFIEVQGTAEGAPFQPAELNAMLALAQKGMTEIFELQNAALAD from the coding sequence ATGAAACGTCCAAGTGGTCGCGTTGCCGATCAGCTCCGCTCGATCCGCATCACCCGCAACTACACCAAACACGCCGAGGGATCCGTACTGGTCGAGTTTGGCGATACCAAGGTTATCTGCACCGTCAGCGTTGAAAATGGCGTGCCGCGCTTCCTCAAGGGCCAGGGCCAGGGTTGGCTGACCGCCGAATATGGCATGCTGCCACGCGCCACCGGCGAGCGTAACCAGCGTGAAGCCAGCCGTGGCAAGCAAGGCGGCCGTACCCTGGAAATCCAGCGCCTGATCGGGCGCTCCCTGCGCGCGGCCCTGGATATGACCAAGCTGGGCGACGTGACTCTCTACGTCGACTGCGACGTGATCCAGGCCGATGGCGGTACGCGCACCGCCTCCATCACCGGCGCCATGGTGGCGCTGGTCGACGCGCTTAAAGTCATCAAGAAGCGCGGCGGCCTGAAAGGCGGCGACCCACTGAAGCAGATGATCGCCGCCGTATCGGTGGGCATGTACCAGGGCGAGCCGGTGCTGGACCTGGATTACCTGGAAGACTCGGCTGCCGAGACCGATCTGAACGTAGTGATGACCAGCACCGGTGGTTTCATCGAAGTGCAGGGCACCGCCGAAGGTGCGCCATTCCAGCCGGCCGAGCTGAACGCCATGCTGGCCCTGGCCCAGAAAGGCATGACTGAGATCTTCGAACTGCAGAACGCCGCACTGGCTGACTGA